The Amyelois transitella isolate CPQ chromosome Z, ilAmyTran1.1, whole genome shotgun sequence genome contains a region encoding:
- the LOC106133754 gene encoding uncharacterized protein LOC106133754 isoform X1, whose protein sequence is MNVLTSVIIFTVVTDLVLSEIKLNLMPKDTTASDVQTVPPPSSTSPVQILLDNPLLNSMWVYRPNSHPVALQADDGVQDQLKLRSGISLTRLAKTLYYDYEPYFKKAQFEPFETRSKPIRLVALRRNGRAPLERIRTVPNERDPVIAEMQSPFNEVGSFW, encoded by the exons atgaatgttCTTACATCAGTCATAATTTTCACAGTAGTAACAGATCTAGTATTAAGTgagataaagttaaatttga TGCCTAAAGACACAACGGCAAGCGATGTACAAACGGTGCCTCCTCCATCAAGTACATCGCCAGTTCAAATACTTTTAGATAATCCTCTTTTGAATTCAATGTGGGTGTACCGGCCAAACTCCCAC CCGGTGGCCCTTCAAGCTGATGATGGCGTTCAAGACCAGTTAAAGCTAAGGTCTGGCATATCCTTGACACGCCTTGCGAAAACTTTATATTATGACTACGAACcgtattttaaaaag GCTCAGTTCGAACCGTTCGAGACTCGATCGAAACCAATCAGGCTTGTGGCTCTGAGAAGGAACGGAAGGGCGCCATTGGAGCGAATTCGT ACGGTGCCAAACGAGCGGGATCCTGTTATCGCTGAAATGCAATCCCCTTTTAACGAAGTAGGCTCATTTTGGTAA
- the LOC106133896 gene encoding MAGUK p55 subfamily member 7 isoform X2 — protein METPAENWDPALTRLLSSLKEVQPGGEDVAFLSELLQSKQLHALVQVHNKIVAKGKDDKFYPLLSNVMQVTLEVLELLADLSSVSKEYEELLSLLQKPHFQAILCTHDAVAQKDYYPHLPDVPPDVDEEEETVKIVQLVKSDEPLGATIKTDEETGKIVIARVMHGGAADRSGLIHAGDEVIEVNGISVENKTPADVLAILQSSEGTITFKLVPSFGKGGSRESKVRVRALFNYSSAEDPYIPCKEAGLNFKKGDVLHIVSQDDAYWWQARREGDRVMRAGLIPSRALQEGRIIHERQTDPQTMDGKPALCSPSTADSECGPKTPCSPTPTATALLPCKSVPKVKKIIYDITENDDFDREMIPTYEEVARLYPRPGLVRPIVLVGAPGVGRNELRRRLIATDPEKFVTPVPFTSRPQKASEQNGKEYVFVSRERMEQDIADGKFIEHGEYKGNLYGTSAESVESIINSGRVCVLSPHWQALKMLRTPRLRPYIIFVRPPPLQRLMETRTASNARSTFDKESSRAFTEEEFSDIIRSSNRINFLYGYMFDEEIVNDDLAGALTQLLKASWRVQSEPLWVPASWVQ, from the exons CACTAACAAGATTGCTATCATCTCTCAAAGAGGTACAGCCTGGAGGAGAAGATGTGGCATTCCTCAGTGAACTTTTACAGTCTAAGCAACTACACGCCCTAGTTCAGGTGCACAACAAAATTGTTGCCAAGGGAAAagatgataaattttatcctTTGCTCTCAAATGTCATGCAAGTCACTCTTGAAGTTTTGGAATTGCTTGCTGACCTGTCATCTGTATCGAAAGAATATGAAGAATTGCTTAGCTTGTTACAGAAACCACATTTCCAG GCTATACTGTGCACTCATGATGCAGTTGCTCAAAAAGATTACTATCCACACCTGCCTGACGTTCCACCTGATGTTGACGAAGAAGAGGAAACGGTCAAAATAGTTCAACTAGTCAAAAGTGATGAACCACTg GGTGCTACTATAAAGACGGACGAGGAGACAGGGAAGATTGTGATAGCCAGGGTGATGCACGGGGGCGCTGCGGACCGCTCGGGGCTCATACATGCGGGGGATGAAGTGATAGAGGTCAATGGCATCAGTGTTGAGAACAAAACACCGGCAGACGTGTTGGCGATACTG CAAAGCTCAGAGGGAACAATAACATTTAAGCTGGTACCATCTTTTGGAAAAGGAGGTTCTCGAGAAAGTAAAGTGAGGGTCCGAGCTCTTTTCAACTACAGCTCCGCCGAAGACCCATACATACCGTGCAAGGAAGCTGGACTCAATTTCAAGAAAGGAGATGTATTGCACATTGTTTCTCAAGATGACGCCTACTG GTGGCAAGCCCGTCGCGAAGGTGATAGAGTGATGAGGGCTGGGCTAATACCTTCAAGGGCTTTGCAGGAAGGCAGAATCATACACGAGAGGCAGACTGACCCGCAAACCATGGATG GCAAGCCAGCGCTTTGCAGCCCATCGACCGCCGACTCGGAATGTGGGCCAAAAACGCCTTGTTCCCCAACGCCCACGGCCACCGCTCTTCTCCCTTGCAAATCTGTGCCgaaagtgaagaaaatcatctacGATATCACCGAAAATGATGATTTCGATCGGGAAATGATCCCTACGTACGAGGAAGTGGCTCGTCTGTATCCGCGCCCTGGGTTAGTGCGGCCGATTGTGTTGGTTGGCGCGCCGGGAGTTGGTAGAAACGAGTTGCGCAGGCGACTGATCGCAACCGACCCAGAGAAATTCGTCACGCCTGTGCCGT TTACGTCACGGCCACAAAAAGCTAGTGAGCAGAACGGGAAAGAATACGTGTTTGTGTCAAGGGAGCGGATGGAACAAGATATAGCAGACGGCAAGTTTATAGAGCACGGAGAGTATAAGGGCAACTTGTACGGCACTTCGGCGGAAAGCGTCGAGTCTATCATCAATTCAG GTCGAGTGTGCGTATTGAGCCCGCACTGGCAAGCCCTCAAGATGCTCCGCACTCCTCGACTTAGACCGTACATAATATTTGTGCGCCCGCCACCGCTGCAGCGCTTGATGGAAACGCGCACAGCTTCCAACGCACGATCCACCTTCGACAAAGAGAGTTCTCGAGCGTTCACG GAAGAAGAATTCTCAGACATAATTCGTTCATCCAACCGCATCAACTTCTTGTACGGCTATATGTTTGATGAGGAGATTGTCAATGACGATCTAGCCGGAGCTTTGACCCAGCTTCTGAAGGCGTCTTGGCGGGTCCAATCTGAACCTCTCTGGGTTCCCGCTTCGTGGgttcagtaa
- the LOC132903972 gene encoding uncharacterized protein LOC132903972: MVSADEPSDTEDDEIRQALFLVHLLKSDYAKIFLRQNSEAPAENLSTCPLTTENSSLIASSTPSLTTKGIFLSTTTPQPVESSTIPLFKLAILTTQLPTLGPLPFGGFAPMSKDISMDAQDYPAYFKSKRRNLMYRRRGNLMRYKNFRRMSSNDKDNNLPASNSESSSLKASISTNALATSSKIPPSSAHVSSLIRSTTNARVISGKNMRNDKLDIVTQDEVMPQIARELYNELKEGDLTMKPSTRGRLRTISIKSKLSALVKTYADTFKKKGTLKVYLDHSTPLPIPFPENNAFCFMNPRSSLCGTKI; the protein is encoded by the exons atggtAAGTGCTGATGAACCCAGTGACACTGAGGACGATGAAATAAGACAAGCACTGTTTTTGGTACACCTACTTAAATCTG ATTACGCAAAGATATTTTTGCGCCAAAATTCTGAAGCACCAGCTGAAAATTTGTCTACATGTCCTCTGACTACGGAAAATTCTTCATTGATTGCGTCCAGTACACCATCACTAACAACAAAGG gtatatttttatcaacaacCACTCCACAACCTGTAGAATCTTCAACAATACCGCTATTTAAACTAGCAATATTAACTACGCAGCTCCCAACACTTGGCCCTTTACCATTCGGTGGATTTGCACCAATGTCAAAAGACATATCAATGGATGCTCAAGATTACCCTGCATATTTCAAAAGCAAAAGAAGAAACCTCA tgtACAGACGCAGAGGAAATCTGATGCGTTATAAAAACTTTCGCAGAATGAGTTCGAACG ACAAAGATAATAACTTACCGGCGAGCAACTCCGAGTCATCGTCCCTAAAAGCATCCATTTCTACTAACGCACTTGCAACGAGCTCTAAAATACCACCTTCTTCAGCTCACGTTTCATCTCTGATTC GATCAACGACTAACGCAAGAGTAATAAGTGGAAAAAATATGCGTAATGATAAACTAGATATAGTTACACAGGACGAAGTTATGCCGCAGATCGCTAGAGAGTTGTATAATGAATTGAAGGAAGGAGATCTGACCATGAAGCCATCAACCAGGGGTAGATTAAGAACAATTAGTATTAAAAGCAAATTATCAGCATTAGTAAAAACATATGCAGACACATTCAAGAAAAAAGGAACATTAAAGGTTTATTTGGATCACAGCACGCCCCTACCTATCCCTTTTCCTGAAAACAACGCTTTTTGTTTCATGAACCCTAGGAGCTCACTTTGCGGaactaaaatttaa
- the LOC106133754 gene encoding uncharacterized protein LOC106133754 isoform X2, which translates to MQYVVPKDTTASDVQTVPPPSSTSPVQILLDNPLLNSMWVYRPNSHPVALQADDGVQDQLKLRSGISLTRLAKTLYYDYEPYFKKAQFEPFETRSKPIRLVALRRNGRAPLERIRTVPNERDPVIAEMQSPFNEVGSFW; encoded by the exons ATGCAGTATGTAG TGCCTAAAGACACAACGGCAAGCGATGTACAAACGGTGCCTCCTCCATCAAGTACATCGCCAGTTCAAATACTTTTAGATAATCCTCTTTTGAATTCAATGTGGGTGTACCGGCCAAACTCCCAC CCGGTGGCCCTTCAAGCTGATGATGGCGTTCAAGACCAGTTAAAGCTAAGGTCTGGCATATCCTTGACACGCCTTGCGAAAACTTTATATTATGACTACGAACcgtattttaaaaag GCTCAGTTCGAACCGTTCGAGACTCGATCGAAACCAATCAGGCTTGTGGCTCTGAGAAGGAACGGAAGGGCGCCATTGGAGCGAATTCGT ACGGTGCCAAACGAGCGGGATCCTGTTATCGCTGAAATGCAATCCCCTTTTAACGAAGTAGGCTCATTTTGGTAA
- the LOC132903933 gene encoding uncharacterized protein LOC132903933 has product MDYLLIYYLAKRRRRQQRQPISPYVSSRMLCGEFVTKFTLLREDERRFFKYFKMSTSTFDELFSKLEPYLKHSANTLKVRSVSIILPIERLAITARYLVSGHTFVDMHLAYHAGQSTIRKIVNDVCQIIWQRLKEECIPVFTRMRWEDIAEGFLSNTNFPNCLGAVDGKHIRIIRPPHSGSLYYNYKHYYSIVLLAMCNANYEFTYINVGIQGKESDSSVFTNSTLFQQMQDELLDIPPPKSLPVLQNNKPTNTAATTPVPYVIVGDEAFGLSTHLMRPYARAIAMDHRKKIFNYRLSRARRYIESTFGIMANKFRILHRPLNVSREHAICFIKAICIMHNFVRKRDGFGNISDVVITPRHIRDITNGFGLVQRNSYTIRDQFADYFATNGKVSWQDRCIY; this is encoded by the exons ATGGATTATTTGTTGATATACTACCTAGCCAAAAGACGACGTAGACAACAGCGGCAGCCAATCAGCCCATATGTCTCGTCCAGAATGTTGTGTGGAGAATTTGTAACCAAGTTTACGCTATTAAGAGAAGATGAGAGgagattttttaagtattttaaaatgtcaacGTCTACAtttgatgaattattttcgAAACTTGAACCATATTTGAAACATAGTGCTAATACTCTAAAAGTAAGAAGTGTATCAATTATATTACCAATAGAGAGGTTGGCAATAACGGCaag GTACTTAGTAAGTGGACATACTTTCGTGGATATGCACTTGGCGTACCATGCGGGACAATCTACCATCCGAAAAATTGTTAATGATGTCTGTCAAATTATAtggcaaagactgaaagaagaATGTATACCAGTATTTACACGTATGCGATGGGAAGACATAGCAGAAGGCTTTTTAAGCAACACAAATTTTCCTAACTGTTTAGGTGCTGTAGATGGAAAACATATACGGATTATAAGACCACCTCACAGCGGATCACTTTACTACAATTACAAACATTACTATTCCATTGTCTTGCTTGCAATGTGTAACGCAAACTATGAATTCACCTACATAAATGTTGGAATACAAGGTAAAGAATCTGACTCTTCAGTTTTCACCAACAGCACTTTATTTCAACAGATGCAGGATGAGCTATTAGATATTCCTCCTCCAAAATCATTGCCAgtgctacaaaataataaaccaaCCAATACTGCAGCTACCACACCAGTGCCATACGTCATAGTTGGAGATGAAGCGTTTGGACTGTCTACACATCTTATGCGACCATATGCGCGGGCTATTGCAATGGATcatagaaagaaaatatttaattatagattGTCAAGAGCTAGACGTTACATTGAATCAACCTTTGGAATAATGGCCAATAAGTTTCGAATACTTCATCGTCCACTTAACGTTTCTAGAGAACATGCCATTTGTTTCATAAAAGCAATTTGTATAATGCATAATTTTGTACGAAAAAGAGACGGATTCGGTAATATCAGCGATGTTGTCATAACACCCCGCCATATCCGCGATATCACAAATGGATTTGGGCTAGTTCAAAGAAACTCGTATACAATACGAGATCAGTTCGCTGATTACTTTGCCACAAACGGTAAGGTATCGTGGCAAGATCGCtgtatttattga
- the LOC106133896 gene encoding MAGUK p55 subfamily member 7 isoform X1, with product METPAENWDPALTRLLSSLKEVQPGGEDVAFLSELLQSKQLHALVQVHNKIVAKGKDDKFYPLLSNVMQVTLEVLELLADLSSVSKEYEELLSLLQKPHFQAILCTHDAVAQKDYYPHLPDVPPDVDEEEETVKIVQLVKSDEPLGGAQSAEPIVGATIKTDEETGKIVIARVMHGGAADRSGLIHAGDEVIEVNGISVENKTPADVLAILQSSEGTITFKLVPSFGKGGSRESKVRVRALFNYSSAEDPYIPCKEAGLNFKKGDVLHIVSQDDAYWWQARREGDRVMRAGLIPSRALQEGRIIHERQTDPQTMDGKPALCSPSTADSECGPKTPCSPTPTATALLPCKSVPKVKKIIYDITENDDFDREMIPTYEEVARLYPRPGLVRPIVLVGAPGVGRNELRRRLIATDPEKFVTPVPFTSRPQKASEQNGKEYVFVSRERMEQDIADGKFIEHGEYKGNLYGTSAESVESIINSGRVCVLSPHWQALKMLRTPRLRPYIIFVRPPPLQRLMETRTASNARSTFDKESSRAFTEEEFSDIIRSSNRINFLYGYMFDEEIVNDDLAGALTQLLKASWRVQSEPLWVPASWVQ from the exons CACTAACAAGATTGCTATCATCTCTCAAAGAGGTACAGCCTGGAGGAGAAGATGTGGCATTCCTCAGTGAACTTTTACAGTCTAAGCAACTACACGCCCTAGTTCAGGTGCACAACAAAATTGTTGCCAAGGGAAAagatgataaattttatcctTTGCTCTCAAATGTCATGCAAGTCACTCTTGAAGTTTTGGAATTGCTTGCTGACCTGTCATCTGTATCGAAAGAATATGAAGAATTGCTTAGCTTGTTACAGAAACCACATTTCCAG GCTATACTGTGCACTCATGATGCAGTTGCTCAAAAAGATTACTATCCACACCTGCCTGACGTTCCACCTGATGTTGACGAAGAAGAGGAAACGGTCAAAATAGTTCAACTAGTCAAAAGTGATGAACCACTg gGTGGCGCACAGAGTGCAGAACCTATAGTG GGTGCTACTATAAAGACGGACGAGGAGACAGGGAAGATTGTGATAGCCAGGGTGATGCACGGGGGCGCTGCGGACCGCTCGGGGCTCATACATGCGGGGGATGAAGTGATAGAGGTCAATGGCATCAGTGTTGAGAACAAAACACCGGCAGACGTGTTGGCGATACTG CAAAGCTCAGAGGGAACAATAACATTTAAGCTGGTACCATCTTTTGGAAAAGGAGGTTCTCGAGAAAGTAAAGTGAGGGTCCGAGCTCTTTTCAACTACAGCTCCGCCGAAGACCCATACATACCGTGCAAGGAAGCTGGACTCAATTTCAAGAAAGGAGATGTATTGCACATTGTTTCTCAAGATGACGCCTACTG GTGGCAAGCCCGTCGCGAAGGTGATAGAGTGATGAGGGCTGGGCTAATACCTTCAAGGGCTTTGCAGGAAGGCAGAATCATACACGAGAGGCAGACTGACCCGCAAACCATGGATG GCAAGCCAGCGCTTTGCAGCCCATCGACCGCCGACTCGGAATGTGGGCCAAAAACGCCTTGTTCCCCAACGCCCACGGCCACCGCTCTTCTCCCTTGCAAATCTGTGCCgaaagtgaagaaaatcatctacGATATCACCGAAAATGATGATTTCGATCGGGAAATGATCCCTACGTACGAGGAAGTGGCTCGTCTGTATCCGCGCCCTGGGTTAGTGCGGCCGATTGTGTTGGTTGGCGCGCCGGGAGTTGGTAGAAACGAGTTGCGCAGGCGACTGATCGCAACCGACCCAGAGAAATTCGTCACGCCTGTGCCGT TTACGTCACGGCCACAAAAAGCTAGTGAGCAGAACGGGAAAGAATACGTGTTTGTGTCAAGGGAGCGGATGGAACAAGATATAGCAGACGGCAAGTTTATAGAGCACGGAGAGTATAAGGGCAACTTGTACGGCACTTCGGCGGAAAGCGTCGAGTCTATCATCAATTCAG GTCGAGTGTGCGTATTGAGCCCGCACTGGCAAGCCCTCAAGATGCTCCGCACTCCTCGACTTAGACCGTACATAATATTTGTGCGCCCGCCACCGCTGCAGCGCTTGATGGAAACGCGCACAGCTTCCAACGCACGATCCACCTTCGACAAAGAGAGTTCTCGAGCGTTCACG GAAGAAGAATTCTCAGACATAATTCGTTCATCCAACCGCATCAACTTCTTGTACGGCTATATGTTTGATGAGGAGATTGTCAATGACGATCTAGCCGGAGCTTTGACCCAGCTTCTGAAGGCGTCTTGGCGGGTCCAATCTGAACCTCTCTGGGTTCCCGCTTCGTGGgttcagtaa
- the LOC132903934 gene encoding uncharacterized protein LOC132903934, whose product MSDIDTERVILEVQCRPALWDLSNNLYKDRDARQAAWLEICKELYENYEDFSDTEKKSTEKKIQARWKTARDCYTKVKASNKKLKSGSGAKKGKGYSYYNIMTFLDSNKRVEGQESLENSQDDSSGHTSTLELSQHPIVDTSEVLIPETSTSGNENDTASRETQKQSKRKKASSPTPFEIQLLQSIQHKKDEENDEDLSFFKSIMPNIKKLSTYQKLLFRSKVLNLLIDIEKENVITLEDLSNIVLTNDTQAEH is encoded by the exons ATGAGTGATATTGATACGGAACGTGTTATTTTAGAAGTGCAATGTCGCCCCGCTTTATGGGATCTGTCTAACAACTTGTATAAAGACAGGGATGCGCGTCAAGCTGCATGGCTCGAGATTTGTAAAGAATTATACGAAAATTATGAGGACTTCAGTGACACAGAAAAAAAGTCAACAG aaaaaaaaatacaagcgCGATGGAAAACCGCGAGAGATTGCTATACGAAAGTCAAAGCTAGTAACAAGAAACTTAAGTCTGGTTCTGGTgctaaaaaaggaaaagggtacagctattataatattatgactTTTCTGGACTCTAACAAAAGAGTAGAAGGACAAGAATCTTTGGAAAATTCTCAGGACGACTCTTCGGGTCATACAAGTACACTTGAATTGTCCCAACACCCAATAGTTGACACTAGTGAGGTGTTAATACCTGAGACCAGTACATCTGGAAATGAAAATGACACAGCAAGCAGAGAAACGCAAAAACAATCAAAGCGTAAAAAGGCGTCGTCGCCGACTCCTTttgaaatacaattattacaatccatacaacacaaaaaggacgaagaaaatgatgaagacttgtcattttttaaatctattatgccaaacataaaaaaattgtctacatatcaaaaattattgtttcgaTCAAAGgtattaaacttattaattgacattgaaaaagaaaatgttattacaTTGGAGGATTTATCGAACATCGTACTGACAAATGACACTCAAGCAGAACATTAA